A portion of the Sabethes cyaneus chromosome 3, idSabCyanKW18_F2, whole genome shotgun sequence genome contains these proteins:
- the LOC128741614 gene encoding 26S proteasome regulatory subunit 6B: MADIEFLAVDKDESDVRPTKDATIDELDLEDLYTKYKKLQKMLEFLEVQEEYIKDEQRNLKKEYLHAQEEVKRIQSVPLVIGQFLEAVDQNNGIVGSTTGSNYFVRILSTIDRELLKPSASVALHKHSNALVDVLPPEADSSISMLQADEKPDVQYSDIGGMDMQKQEIREAVELPLTHFELYKQIGIDPPRGVLMYGPPGCGKTMLAKAVAHHTTAAFIRVVGSEFVQKYLGEGPRMVRDVFRLAKENSPAIIFIDEIDAIATKRFDAQTGADREVQRILLELLNQMDGFDQTTNVKVIMATNRADTLDPALLRPGRLDRKIEFPLPDRRQKRLIFSTITAKMNLSEDVDLEDYVARPDKISGADINAICQEAGMHAVRENRYIVLAKDFEKGYKNNIKKDETEHEFYK, translated from the exons ATGGCAGATATTGAGTTCTTGGCAGTCGACAAG GATGAATCTGATGTTCGTCCTACAAAAGATGCTACAATAGATGAGTTAGACTTAGAGGACTTGTACACAAAATATAAG AAACTACAGAAAATGCTCGAGTTTCTTGAGGTGCAAGAGGAATATATCAAAGATGAACAAAGAAATTTGAAAAAGGAGTACCTCCATGCGCAAGAAGAAGTTAAGCGTATTCAGTCTGTTCCTCTGGTTATCGGACAGTTTTTAGAGGCagttgatcaaaataatggtattGTGGGATCAACTACGGGATCTAATTATTTTGTTCGTATTCTTTCCACAATTGATCGCGAATTACTGAAACCTTCTGCAAGTGTAGCATTGCATAAACACAGCAATGCTTTAGTTGACGTTTTACCGCCTGAAGCCGATAGCTCGATATCAATGTTGCAAGCAGATGAAAAACCTGATGTCCAATATTCAGATATTGGTGGAATGGACATGCAGAAACAAGAAATAAGAGAAGCTGTTGAATTGCCACTTACACATTTTGAGCTCTATAAGCAAATTGGTATCGATCCTCCAAGGGGTGTTCTCATGTATGGACCTCCAGGATGTGGCAAAACTATGTTAGCTAAAGCAGTTGCTCATCATACTACAGCAGCATTTATCAG GGTTGTAGGTTCAgaatttgttcaaaaatatttggGCGAAGGGCCTCGCATGGTGCGTGACGTGTTTCGTTTGGCTAAGGAAAATTCCCCGGCGATAATTTTCATTGATGAAATCGATGCCATCGCTACGAAACGCTTTGATGCGCAAACTGGAGCCGATAGAGAAGTACAGCGTATTTTGTTGGAGCTACTGAACCAGATGGACGGGTTTGATCAGACTACCAACGTAAAGGTTATTATGGCTACAAATCGTGCGGATACATTAGATCCTGCTTTGCTTCGTCCAGGTCGCTTAGATAGAAAAATTGAATTTCCTTTACCTGACCGGCGTCAGAAACGATTGATATTTTCAACTATCACCGCTAAAATGAACTTGTCTGAAGACGTAGACCTTGAGGATTATGTTGCACGACCAGACAAAATATCGGGAGCTGACATTAATGCTATCTGCCAAGAAGCCGGTATGCACGCTGTTAGAGAAAACAG ATATATTGTCCTTGCGAAAGATTTCGAGAAAGGGTATAAAAACAACataaagaaagatgaaacagaACACgaattttataaataa
- the LOC128743221 gene encoding surfeit locus protein 6 homolog: MKAHEKYILKEKLQLVSDRYVYLLDAFQVPSSKSDDFVCSDYLLEEGKKYEPEEKAEHETRLKVMQNKIKSKYLQRKRKSSSVKNISREKLKKDRKKKVQLSAHIQPTAKIETTKKIEKVEPFYNSMKKLLFSKVQIDENDVVKKGTETDTKKLLRKALEEKKSLNALKSKGDSSTYSEAKNKKAWDRAIAKTLGQKMKDDIGLLSANIQKRKKQVMKSKQEWAQRTQKVEHMKTTKQKQRMENIKSRAEKKKNKKKQKLVKKGRIIPGF, encoded by the exons ATGAAAGCACACGAGAAATACATACTAAAGGAAAAACTGCAGCTTGTGAGTGATAGATATGTGTATTTACTAGATGCATTTCAAGTCCctagttcaaaatctg ATGATTTTGTATGCAGCGATTATCTCTTAGAAGAAGGTAAGAAATATGAACCAGAAGAAAAAGCGGAACATGAAACCCGACTAAAGGTgatgcaaaacaaaataaaaagcaagTATCTACAACGAAAGCGAAAGTCGAGCAGCGTTAAAAATATAAGCAGAGAGAAGTTGAAAAAAGACcgaaaaaaaaaagttcagcTCTCTGCACATATTCAACCCACAGCAAAAATTGAAACAACCAAGAAAATCGAGAAGGTTGAACCATTTTACAATTCAATGAAAAAGTTATTGTTCTCAAAAGTCCAGATCGATGAGAATGATGTTGTTAAAAAAGGCACTGAAACTGACACTAAAAAACTTTTGCGTAAAGCAttagaagaaaagaaaagcttAAATGCGCTTAAATCAAAAGGAGACAGTTCAACATACTCAGAAGCGAAAAATAAGAAAGCATGGGACCGGGCTATTGCTAAAACGCTAGGCCAAAAG ATGAAAGACGATATCGGATTACTTTCtgctaatatacaaaaaagGAAGAAGCAAGTCATGAAGTCCAAACAGGAATGGGCACAACGAACTCAAAAAGTTGAACATATGAAAACCACCAAACAGAAACAACGAATGGAAAACATTAAATCCcgagcagaaaaaaagaaaaacaaaaagaaacaaaagctAGTTAAAAAGGGTCGCATTATACCTGGATTTTGA